A single region of the Massilia sp. erpn genome encodes:
- a CDS encoding HAMP domain-containing protein: MNDMTELPEELDLRLILSTLMALKKGDFSVRMPSDWTGVSGKIADTLNDIIENNEKLVKAVTDVSRVVGREGRLTQRAAVPTVSGGWSTIISSVNTLIDDLVRPTTEMARVIGAVAKGDLSQTMALEVDGHPLKGQYLRAATTANTMVEQLSSFSSEVTRVAREVGTEGKLGGQAQVKGVAGTWKDLTDSVNSMAGNLTSQVRNIAEVTTAVANGDLSKKITVDVRGEILQLKDTINVMVDQLRSFASEVTRVAREVGTEGKLGGQAYVPGVGGTWKDLTDNVNFMASNLTGQVRNIAAVTTAVANGDLSKKITVDVKGEILELKNTINVMVDQLSSFASEVTRVAREVGTEGKLGGQAQVKGVAGTWKDLTDSVNSMAGNLTGQVRNIAEVTTAVANGDLSKKITVDVKGEILELKNTINVMVDQLNSFASEVTRVAREVGTEGKLGGQANVLGVAGTWKDLTDGVNSMAGNLTGQVRNIAEVTTAVANGDLSKKITVDVKGEILELKNTINVMVDQLSSFASEVTRVAREVGTEGKLGGQAYVPGVGGTWKDLTDNVNFMASNLTGQVRNIAAVTTAVARGDLSKKITVDVKGEILELKDTINVMVDQLSSFASEVTRVAREVGTEGKLGGQANVSGVAGTWKDLTENVNQLAANLTNQVRAIAEVATAVTRGDLSRSIQVEARGEVSYLKDNINEMIRNLKETTQKNAQQDWLKTNLARFTRLLQGQRDLQAVTKLILSELAPLVSAHHGVFYMMDSQEYDARLRMIASYGYRSSRKLPTSFLPGEGLVGQCALEKVRIWLTDVPRDYIVVSSGLGAAPPTNIVVLPILFEQQVKAVIEIASLDRFTETHLSFLDQLMESIGVVLNTIEANSRTESLLTQSQSLAQELQQTNQELAEKARLLSEQNIEVERKNREVEQAKLALEDKATQLALSSKYKSEFLANMSHELRTPLNSLLILAQQLADNPEGNLSGKQVEFAKTIHGSGSDLLTLINDILDLSKIESGTVTLDVSEYRFLNLRNYVDRTFRHMAEAKHLGFSVELADTLPAALTTDTTRLQQVLKNLLSNAFKFTNHGQVSLVIGQVQSGWSSDHPNLGHADAVLSFAVSDTGVGIAADKLQLIFEAFQQADGSTARKYGGTGLGLSISRELARLLGGEIRVESTVGVGSTFTLFLPYNRSGFINYDTGRQPPVRLPPALPKVVYTPPLPAEPAEIEGTGGFAAEQEADAETYGSTIDDRGLTAPGDPSVLIIEDDERFAKIVLDFAREKNFKGIVTHQGDSALSLARDYLPSAILLDLDLPDIDGFTVLDRLKRDPSTRHIPVHVMSSLRERERALRCGAISYLNKPVSKDALQEEFARIQKFLLGGKRNLLVVDDEQNQRDAIVALIGDADLHISAVGTGQEALDALRATRFDCMVLDLTLPDISGFDLLDMIGKEASLRDLPIVINTAKELNRKEVAKLKRYAKTIVIKDARSPERLLDETALFLHRSQASLPEAQRRMLEEIHAADSGLAGRKVLIVDDDLRNIFALSSLLERQQMQVSFAENGRDGIEVLERDPTIEIVLMDIMMPEMDGYDTMRAIRRIPKFKSLPIITLTAKAMKGDRDKCIAAGASDYITKPVDVAQLLSLMRVWLH, encoded by the coding sequence ATGAATGATATGACCGAACTGCCCGAGGAACTGGACCTGCGCCTGATCCTGTCCACCCTGATGGCACTCAAAAAAGGCGATTTCTCTGTGCGCATGCCATCCGACTGGACCGGCGTTTCAGGCAAGATCGCGGATACGCTCAACGACATCATTGAAAACAACGAGAAGCTGGTCAAGGCAGTGACCGATGTGAGCCGCGTGGTCGGCCGCGAGGGCCGTTTGACGCAGCGCGCCGCCGTGCCGACGGTTTCGGGCGGCTGGAGCACCATCATCAGCTCGGTCAACACTCTGATCGACGACCTGGTGCGGCCGACCACGGAAATGGCGCGCGTGATCGGCGCCGTGGCCAAGGGCGACCTGTCGCAGACCATGGCGCTGGAGGTGGACGGCCATCCGCTCAAGGGCCAGTACCTGCGCGCCGCGACCACGGCCAACACCATGGTGGAACAGCTGTCCTCCTTCTCGTCCGAAGTGACGCGCGTGGCGCGCGAAGTGGGTACGGAAGGCAAGCTGGGCGGCCAGGCCCAGGTCAAGGGAGTGGCCGGCACCTGGAAGGACTTGACCGACTCGGTCAACTCGATGGCGGGTAACCTGACCTCCCAGGTCCGTAATATCGCGGAAGTGACCACCGCCGTGGCGAACGGCGACCTGTCCAAGAAAATCACGGTGGACGTGCGCGGCGAAATCCTGCAATTGAAGGACACCATCAACGTGATGGTGGACCAGCTGCGCTCCTTCGCGTCCGAGGTGACGCGCGTGGCGCGCGAAGTGGGCACGGAAGGCAAGCTGGGCGGCCAGGCGTATGTGCCCGGCGTCGGCGGCACCTGGAAGGACTTGACCGACAACGTGAACTTCATGGCGTCGAATCTGACCGGCCAGGTGCGGAATATCGCGGCCGTGACCACCGCCGTGGCGAATGGCGACCTATCGAAAAAGATTACAGTGGACGTGAAGGGCGAAATCCTGGAACTGAAAAACACCATCAACGTGATGGTGGACCAGCTGTCCTCCTTCGCCTCAGAGGTGACGCGGGTGGCGCGCGAGGTCGGTACGGAAGGCAAATTGGGCGGCCAGGCCCAGGTCAAGGGCGTGGCCGGTACGTGGAAAGACTTGACCGACTCGGTAAACTCGATGGCGGGCAATCTGACCGGTCAGGTGAGGAATATCGCGGAAGTGACCACCGCCGTGGCAAACGGCGACCTGTCCAAGAAAATCACGGTGGACGTGAAGGGCGAAATCCTGGAACTGAAAAACACCATCAACGTGATGGTGGACCAGCTGAACTCCTTCGCCTCGGAAGTGACGCGCGTGGCGCGCGAGGTCGGTACGGAAGGGAAGCTGGGCGGCCAGGCCAATGTGCTGGGCGTGGCCGGTACCTGGAAAGACTTGACCGACGGCGTGAATTCGATGGCGGGCAACCTGACCGGCCAGGTGCGGAATATCGCGGAAGTGACTACCGCCGTGGCGAACGGCGACCTGTCCAAAAAGATCACAGTGGACGTGAAGGGCGAAATCCTGGAACTGAAAAACACCATCAACGTGATGGTGGACCAGTTGTCCTCCTTCGCCTCGGAAGTGACGCGGGTGGCGCGCGAGGTGGGCACGGAGGGTAAGCTGGGCGGCCAGGCCTATGTGCCCGGCGTGGGCGGCACCTGGAAGGACTTGACCGATAACGTGAACTTCATGGCCTCGAACCTGACCGGCCAGGTGAGGAATATCGCGGCCGTGACCACGGCCGTGGCACGCGGCGACCTGTCCAAGAAAATCACGGTGGACGTGAAGGGCGAAATCCTGGAGCTGAAAGACACTATCAACGTGATGGTGGACCAGCTGTCCTCCTTCGCCTCGGAAGTGACGCGGGTGGCGCGCGAGGTCGGCACCGAGGGCAAGCTCGGTGGCCAGGCCAATGTGTCCGGCGTGGCCGGCACCTGGAAAGACCTGACCGAAAACGTCAACCAGCTGGCGGCGAACCTGACCAACCAGGTGCGCGCGATTGCGGAAGTGGCGACGGCGGTGACGCGCGGCGACCTGTCGCGCTCCATCCAGGTGGAAGCGCGCGGCGAGGTGTCCTACCTGAAGGACAACATCAATGAGATGATCCGCAACCTGAAGGAGACCACGCAGAAGAACGCCCAGCAGGACTGGTTGAAAACCAATCTGGCGCGCTTCACCCGCCTGCTGCAGGGCCAGCGCGACCTGCAGGCCGTGACCAAGCTGATTCTGTCCGAGCTGGCGCCGCTGGTATCGGCCCACCACGGCGTGTTCTATATGATGGACTCGCAGGAGTACGATGCCCGCCTGCGCATGATCGCCAGCTACGGCTACCGCTCCAGCCGCAAGCTGCCGACCTCCTTCCTGCCGGGCGAAGGCCTGGTGGGCCAATGTGCGCTGGAGAAGGTGCGCATCTGGCTGACCGACGTGCCGCGCGACTATATCGTGGTGTCCTCCGGCCTGGGCGCTGCACCGCCCACCAATATCGTGGTGCTGCCCATCCTGTTCGAGCAGCAGGTCAAGGCCGTGATCGAGATCGCCTCGCTCGACCGCTTCACCGAAACCCACCTCTCCTTCCTCGACCAGCTGATGGAATCGATCGGCGTGGTGCTGAATACCATCGAGGCCAACAGCCGCACCGAATCGCTGCTGACGCAGTCGCAGTCGTTGGCCCAGGAACTGCAGCAGACCAACCAGGAACTGGCCGAGAAAGCGCGTCTGCTGTCCGAGCAGAATATCGAGGTGGAACGCAAGAACCGCGAGGTGGAGCAGGCCAAGCTGGCGCTGGAAGACAAGGCCACCCAGCTCGCGCTCTCGTCCAAGTACAAATCCGAGTTCCTGGCAAATATGTCGCACGAGCTGCGCACGCCGCTGAACTCCCTGCTGATCCTGGCGCAGCAGCTGGCCGACAATCCGGAAGGCAATCTATCCGGCAAGCAGGTGGAATTCGCCAAGACCATCCACGGCTCCGGTTCCGACCTGCTAACCCTGATCAACGATATTCTCGACCTCTCCAAAATCGAGTCGGGCACCGTCACATTGGATGTATCGGAATACCGCTTCCTCAATCTGCGCAATTATGTGGACCGCACCTTCCGCCACATGGCCGAGGCCAAGCACCTGGGCTTCTCGGTGGAGCTGGCCGACACCCTGCCGGCAGCCCTCACCACCGACACCACGCGCCTGCAGCAGGTGCTGAAAAATCTGCTGTCGAACGCCTTCAAGTTCACCAACCACGGCCAGGTCTCGCTGGTGATCGGCCAGGTGCAAAGCGGCTGGAGCAGCGATCACCCGAACCTGGGCCATGCCGACGCCGTGCTGTCCTTCGCCGTCAGCGATACCGGCGTCGGCATCGCGGCCGACAAGCTGCAGCTGATCTTCGAAGCCTTCCAGCAGGCCGACGGCTCGACCGCGCGCAAATACGGCGGCACCGGCCTGGGCCTGTCGATCTCGCGCGAACTGGCGCGCCTGCTGGGCGGCGAAATCCGCGTCGAAAGCACGGTCGGCGTGGGTTCCACCTTCACCCTCTTCCTGCCGTACAACCGCTCCGGCTTCATCAACTACGATACCGGCCGCCAGCCGCCGGTGCGCCTGCCCCCCGCGCTGCCGAAAGTAGTGTACACGCCGCCGCTGCCGGCCGAACCGGCCGAAATCGAAGGTACGGGCGGCTTTGCCGCCGAACAGGAAGCCGATGCCGAAACCTATGGCTCGACCATCGACGACCGCGGCCTGACCGCGCCGGGCGACCCCTCGGTCCTCATCATCGAGGACGACGAGCGCTTCGCCAAGATCGTGCTCGATTTCGCGCGCGAGAAGAACTTCAAGGGCATCGTCACCCACCAGGGCGACTCGGCCCTGAGCCTGGCGCGCGACTACCTGCCCTCGGCCATCCTGCTCGACCTGGACCTGCCCGACATCGATGGCTTTACCGTGCTCGATCGCCTGAAACGCGACCCGAGCACGCGCCACATCCCGGTGCATGTGATGTCCAGCCTGCGCGAACGCGAGCGGGCCCTGCGCTGCGGCGCCATCTCCTACCTGAACAAGCCGGTCAGCAAGGACGCCTTGCAGGAGGAATTCGCGCGCATCCAGAAATTCCTGCTGGGCGGCAAACGCAATCTGCTGGTGGTGGACGATGAGCAGAACCAGCGCGACGCCATCGTCGCCCTGATCGGCGACGCCGACCTGCACATCAGTGCCGTCGGCACCGGCCAGGAAGCACTCGACGCCTTGCGCGCCACGCGCTTCGATTGCATGGTGCTGGACCTGACCCTGCCCGATATCAGCGGCTTCGACCTGCTCGACATGATCGGCAAGGAGGCCAGCCTGCGCGACCTGCCGATCGTCATCAACACGGCCAAGGAATTGAACCGCAAGGAAGTGGCGAAGCTCAAGCGCTATGCCAAGACCATCGTCATCAAGGACGCGCGCTCGCCCGAACGCCTGCTCGATGAAACCGCCCTCTTCCTGCACCGCTCGCAAGCCAGCCTGCCGGAAGCGCAGCGGCGCATGCTGGAGGAAATCCACGCCGCCGACAGCGGCCTGGCGGGGCGCAAGGTGCTGATCGTCGACGACGACCTGCGCAATATCTTTGCCCTGTCCTCGCTGCTGGAACGCCAGCAGATGCAGGTATCGTTTGCCGAGAATGGCCGCGATGGCATTGAAGTGCTGGAACGCGATCCGACCATCGAAATCGTCCTGATGGACATCATGATGCCGGAAATGGACGGCTACGACACCATGCGCGCCATCCGCCGCATACCCAAGTTCAAGTCCCTACCTATCATCACGCTGACCGCGAAAGCGATGAAGGGCGACCGCGACAAATGCATCGCCGCCGGCGCCTCGGACTACATCACCAAGCCGGTCGATGTGGCTCAGCTGCTGTCGCTGATGCGGGTGTGGCTGCACTGA
- a CDS encoding CheR family methyltransferase, which yields MGALSDLRSEAGAELEELELDLLLEALVRRYGFDYRLHERDALKRKLYALLHRRGLATLSSLQDRALHDPATASALLRALSVPPATLFDDPQEALQLRGLLDACLRGAALPRVWLADCAGAEQAWTLAVLLEEEGLLAQTEIHATVGSDELLAEAAACRIPVERLAQCQRLYEYAGGTASLSAHFQMEEGHAVLLPQLRSRISWAQYNLVTDASFNEFQLIVCRRALPDFGPLLRQRVLRLFHASLAPLGILGLDRPLASDDAHARHYQQLLPQQAWYKRTA from the coding sequence ATGGGCGCACTATCGGACCTGCGCAGCGAAGCCGGCGCGGAACTGGAAGAACTGGAACTGGATCTGCTGCTGGAGGCGCTGGTACGCCGCTACGGCTTCGACTACCGGCTGCATGAGCGCGATGCCCTGAAACGCAAGCTGTACGCGCTGCTGCACCGGCGCGGCCTGGCGACGCTATCGTCGCTGCAGGACCGCGCCCTGCACGATCCGGCCACCGCCAGCGCCCTGCTGCGCGCGCTGAGCGTGCCGCCGGCCACGCTGTTCGACGATCCGCAGGAAGCGCTGCAGCTGCGCGGCCTGCTCGATGCCTGCCTGCGCGGCGCCGCTCTGCCGCGCGTCTGGCTGGCCGATTGCGCCGGGGCGGAACAGGCCTGGACCCTGGCCGTGCTGCTGGAAGAGGAAGGCCTGCTGGCCCAGACCGAAATCCACGCCACGGTGGGCAGCGACGAGCTGCTGGCCGAAGCCGCCGCCTGCCGCATTCCCGTTGAACGGCTGGCGCAATGCCAGCGCCTGTATGAATACGCGGGTGGCACAGCCAGCCTCTCGGCCCATTTCCAGATGGAGGAAGGCCACGCCGTGCTGCTGCCGCAGCTTCGCAGCCGCATCAGCTGGGCGCAATACAATCTCGTGACGGACGCCTCCTTCAACGAATTCCAGCTCATCGTCTGCCGCCGCGCCCTGCCCGACTTCGGCCCGCTGCTGCGCCAGCGCGTGCTGCGCCTGTTCCACGCCAGCCTCGCCCCGCTCGGCATCCTCGGCCTCGACCGCCCCCTCGCCAGCGACGACGCCCACGCCCGCCACTACCAGCAGCTCCTGCCCCAGCAAGCCTGGTACAAGCGCACCGCTTAA
- a CDS encoding bifunctional diguanylate cyclase/phosphodiesterase, protein MQIPKVLLVNDDPASLFALESLLAAEADRRGYELHTAVSGEDALRAVLRHEFAVILLDVSMPGMDGFDTADAIRSHPRASAVPIIFITAHYADEVNRLRAYQNGAADYLFTPLVPQIVQAKVAVFTELARKTMQLRDQADELHKLNQSLRAQRQQEMERIGHELEQEMAERQQAERRAAELQTRDNLTGLLNRRSLVQQLEHAVATADRQRGEFALLFVNISRFRQVNDSLGHEVGDELLRHVAARLSAAVRVSDVVARLGGDEFAVLIEGNGAGANAARVAHKIGQAHARPFDIGIHRLKNVSSIGIALYPQDADNAQQLMKHADLALSHARASHAGGDEGSLKFFHDELNQLERERELWTSELRLALVSGQLEVLYQPQVDLASGRASGVEAQLHWRHPHQGLLAAPRFLADIQDRALLDRLDAWLIGAACAQAALWRDGPRPPGLSLPDFNAGGGAPASSVAAGRAPLHLSLRLATTQLHTEIPARLLAEMRKHRLPAGSITLQLGEALLRAHNEAIEGVLHQLQSGGVRLALDDFGHAHFSLATCRKLGLDQMRIDAGFVRNIGTVEGGSDMVAAIVHLARALGMEVLALGVQNQSQLAVLQTVDCEQYQGELFCPPLPAQEVLPALHLNGHTPLPQEDFVNE, encoded by the coding sequence GTGCAGATTCCCAAAGTCCTCCTTGTAAACGATGATCCCGCCAGCCTGTTTGCGCTGGAAAGCCTGCTGGCGGCCGAAGCCGACCGGCGCGGCTATGAGCTGCATACTGCCGTCTCGGGCGAAGACGCCCTGCGCGCCGTGCTGCGCCATGAGTTCGCGGTGATCCTGCTCGACGTGAGCATGCCCGGCATGGACGGCTTCGACACGGCGGATGCCATCCGTTCCCACCCGCGTGCCAGCGCGGTGCCCATCATCTTCATCACCGCCCACTATGCCGACGAGGTGAACCGCCTGCGCGCCTACCAGAACGGCGCCGCCGACTACCTGTTCACGCCCCTGGTGCCGCAGATCGTGCAAGCCAAGGTGGCCGTGTTCACCGAACTGGCGCGCAAGACCATGCAGTTGCGCGACCAGGCCGACGAGCTGCACAAATTGAACCAGAGCCTGCGCGCCCAGCGCCAGCAGGAAATGGAGCGCATCGGCCATGAGCTGGAACAGGAAATGGCCGAGCGCCAGCAAGCCGAGCGCCGCGCCGCCGAACTGCAGACGCGCGACAACCTGACCGGCCTGCTCAACCGCCGCTCCCTGGTGCAGCAGCTGGAACACGCCGTCGCCACAGCCGACCGCCAGCGCGGCGAATTCGCCCTGCTGTTCGTCAACATCAGCCGCTTCCGCCAGGTCAACGACAGCCTGGGCCACGAAGTCGGCGACGAGCTGCTGCGCCATGTGGCGGCGCGGCTGTCGGCCGCCGTGCGCGTGTCCGACGTGGTGGCGCGCCTGGGCGGCGACGAATTCGCCGTGCTCATCGAAGGCAATGGCGCCGGCGCCAATGCGGCGCGCGTGGCGCACAAGATCGGCCAGGCGCATGCCCGGCCCTTCGACATCGGCATCCACCGCCTGAAAAATGTCAGCAGCATCGGCATCGCGCTCTATCCCCAGGACGCGGACAACGCCCAGCAGCTGATGAAGCACGCCGACCTGGCTTTGAGCCATGCGCGCGCCAGCCATGCCGGCGGCGACGAGGGCAGCCTGAAATTCTTCCACGATGAGCTGAACCAGTTGGAACGCGAACGCGAGCTGTGGACCTCGGAACTGCGCCTGGCCCTGGTCAGCGGCCAGCTGGAAGTGCTGTACCAGCCCCAGGTCGATCTGGCGAGCGGCCGCGCCAGCGGCGTGGAAGCCCAGCTGCATTGGCGCCATCCGCACCAGGGACTGCTGGCCGCGCCGCGCTTCCTGGCCGACATCCAGGACCGCGCCCTGCTCGACCGGCTGGACGCCTGGCTGATCGGCGCCGCCTGCGCGCAAGCGGCGCTGTGGCGCGATGGTCCGCGCCCGCCCGGCCTGTCCCTGCCCGACTTCAACGCCGGCGGCGGCGCGCCCGCCAGCAGCGTGGCCGCCGGCCGCGCGCCGCTGCACCTGTCGCTGCGCCTTGCCACCACCCAGCTGCATACCGAGATTCCGGCGCGCCTGCTGGCGGAAATGCGCAAGCACCGCCTGCCGGCCGGCAGCATCACGCTGCAACTGGGCGAGGCGCTGCTGCGCGCCCATAATGAGGCGATCGAAGGCGTGCTGCACCAGCTGCAGTCGGGCGGCGTGCGCCTGGCGCTGGACGATTTCGGCCACGCCCATTTCTCGCTGGCGACCTGCCGCAAGCTGGGCCTGGACCAGATGCGCATCGACGCCGGCTTTGTGCGCAATATCGGCACGGTGGAAGGCGGCAGCGATATGGTGGCCGCCATCGTCCACCTGGCGCGCGCCCTCGGCATGGAAGTGTTGGCCCTGGGCGTACAGAACCAGAGCCAGCTGGCCGTGCTGCAGACCGTGGATTGCGAGCAGTATCAGGGCGAGCTGTTCTGCCCACCATTGCCGGCGCAGGAAGTGCTGCCCGCCCTGCATTTGAACGGACATACCCCTTTACCCCAAGAGGATTTCGTCAATGAATGA